One segment of Comamonas thiooxydans DNA contains the following:
- a CDS encoding PaaI family thioesterase: MAIWTRELDLKALNAGSANTAISHLGIEFTEYGDDYVRARIHVDERTCQPYGILHGGVSVVLAETLGSMAAACSIPEGYRCVGLGVTANHVRAGRKGSWITATARPTHLGRTTHVWAVELRDEEGKLTCNCSLTMAILPPEAAKNARLDAASLGGVQ; this comes from the coding sequence ATGGCGATCTGGACCCGAGAGCTCGATCTGAAAGCGCTGAACGCAGGCAGCGCAAACACTGCAATTTCCCATCTGGGCATTGAGTTCACCGAATACGGCGACGACTATGTGCGCGCCCGCATCCATGTGGATGAACGCACCTGCCAGCCCTACGGCATTCTGCACGGCGGTGTCAGCGTGGTGCTGGCCGAGACGCTGGGGTCGATGGCCGCGGCCTGCAGCATTCCCGAAGGCTACCGCTGCGTGGGCCTGGGCGTGACTGCCAATCATGTGCGCGCAGGCCGCAAGGGCAGCTGGATCACCGCCACGGCGCGGCCCACGCACCTGGGGCGTACCACGCATGTCTGGGCGGTGGAGCTGCGCGATGAAGAGGGCAAGCTGACCTGCAACTGCAGCCTGACGATGGCGATCCTGCCGCCAGAGGCAGCCAAGAATGCGCGGCTGGATGCGGCTTCGTTGGGCGGGGTGCAGTAG
- a CDS encoding ABC transporter ATP-binding protein, with amino-acid sequence MFSLQEVHSFYGDSHILHGISLDLPQGQAVGLLGRNGMGKTTLIRTLMGYVTARSGRVFADGKEVTNSAPERMARLGIGYVPEGRGVFPNLSVKENLLMSARAGLDGSRGWTYERVLETFPRLKERLSNGGDQLSGGEQQMVSIGRALMTNPRLMILDEATEGLAPLVVAEIWRVIAQIRETGISTLIVDRDYKKVLAHTDKAVVMEKGRLALQAESADLLQQPEKLSALLGV; translated from the coding sequence ATGTTCAGCCTGCAAGAGGTGCACAGCTTTTACGGAGACAGCCATATCCTGCACGGCATCTCGCTGGATCTGCCCCAGGGCCAGGCCGTGGGCCTGCTGGGCCGCAACGGCATGGGCAAGACCACGCTGATCCGCACGCTGATGGGCTATGTGACGGCACGTTCGGGCCGGGTGTTTGCCGACGGCAAGGAGGTGACGAATTCCGCCCCCGAACGAATGGCACGTCTTGGCATTGGCTATGTCCCCGAAGGTCGCGGCGTATTCCCCAATCTCTCCGTCAAGGAAAACCTCCTGATGAGCGCCAGAGCCGGCCTGGACGGCAGCCGGGGCTGGACCTACGAGCGTGTGCTGGAAACCTTTCCACGCCTCAAGGAGCGACTGTCCAACGGCGGCGATCAGCTCTCGGGCGGCGAGCAGCAGATGGTCTCCATCGGCCGCGCGCTGATGACCAATCCGCGCCTCATGATCCTGGATGAAGCCACCGAGGGCCTGGCTCCGCTGGTGGTGGCCGAAATCTGGCGCGTGATCGCCCAGATTCGCGAGACCGGCATCTCCACGCTGATCGTGGACCGCGACTACAAGAAGGTGCTGGCGCATACCGACAAGGCCGTGGTGATGGAAAAAGGCCGGCTGGCCTTGCAGGCGGAGTCTGCGGATCTGTTGCAGCAGCCTGAGAAGTTGTCGGCGTTGCTGGGAGTTTGA
- a CDS encoding ABC transporter ATP-binding protein: MSVRGLTRRFGGLVAVNNVDLDLHQGEVHAVIGTNGAGKSTLINMLSGEIAASSGSIALEGRDVTQMPQPQRAKAGIGRSYQRTTIFPEFTVQENCRLTAQAQALPRPWRIWESAQHCAASMQRAQSALQRAGLAQHAGRIAGSLSHGAKRQLEVAMCLATAPRVLLLDEPLAGMGAEETERMLELLQELKSAHAVLLVEHDMDAVFRIADRITVMVNGSVVATGTPDQIRNDPVVRTAYLGEEEHA, translated from the coding sequence ATGTCGGTGCGCGGCCTGACGCGGCGCTTTGGCGGGCTGGTGGCCGTGAACAATGTGGACCTGGATCTGCATCAGGGCGAGGTCCATGCCGTCATCGGCACCAACGGCGCAGGCAAGTCCACGCTGATCAATATGCTCTCGGGTGAGATAGCGGCCAGCAGCGGCAGTATTGCGCTTGAAGGCCGGGACGTCACGCAGATGCCGCAGCCGCAGCGCGCCAAGGCCGGCATCGGCCGCAGCTACCAGCGCACCACCATCTTCCCGGAGTTCACGGTGCAGGAGAACTGCCGGCTCACGGCCCAGGCCCAGGCGCTGCCCAGGCCCTGGCGCATCTGGGAGTCGGCCCAGCATTGCGCGGCCAGCATGCAGCGGGCGCAATCTGCGCTGCAGCGCGCCGGCCTTGCCCAGCATGCCGGGCGCATCGCCGGCAGCCTCAGTCATGGCGCCAAGCGTCAGCTGGAAGTCGCCATGTGCCTTGCCACGGCGCCGCGCGTGCTGCTGCTGGACGAGCCGCTGGCAGGCATGGGCGCCGAGGAGACAGAACGCATGCTGGAGCTGCTGCAGGAGCTCAAGTCCGCGCATGCCGTGCTGCTGGTGGAGCACGATATGGATGCCGTTTTCCGCATTGCCGATCGCATCACCGTCATGGTCAATGGCAGCGTGGTGGCCACGGGAACGCCCGATCAGATTCGCAACGACCCGGTCGTGCGCACCGCCTACCTGGGAGAGGAAGAGCATGCTTGA
- a CDS encoding branched-chain amino acid ABC transporter permease, whose protein sequence is MSDTSYTPLPQSNQAYAEAPAVTNQSRPIRAQSVWVGVVLPLAAAVLLAAAQPFWSAYLSDLVVKIMILSIFALSLHILVGGAGLVSLGHAAYFGLGAYAAVKAAGQDGSNFLVMLGAAVGVSGLYALVVGALSLRTKGVYFIMVTLAFAQLAFFVVHDVGYFGGSDGIYLMQRPAIGALDMESSSTQYFVVLAALVLVYAFIAMLRHSRFGHALAGIRVNEQRMRAAGFATYGYKLAGFVIAGALAGLAGFLLAARDAVVNPELLAWHHSGEVLLMLILGGVGSLRGAVLGTITFVLLKELLSTHAIVGNAADHWQLTLGIAIIALVALLPKGLVGINDKWQKKAAAQTDKSPAAIEQGADRG, encoded by the coding sequence ATGAGCGACACCTCCTATACGCCGCTGCCGCAATCCAATCAGGCCTATGCGGAAGCGCCGGCCGTCACCAACCAGAGCCGCCCCATTCGCGCCCAAAGCGTCTGGGTAGGGGTGGTGCTGCCGCTGGCCGCCGCAGTGCTGCTGGCGGCCGCCCAGCCCTTCTGGTCGGCCTATCTGTCCGATCTGGTCGTCAAGATCATGATCCTGTCCATCTTTGCTCTCAGCCTGCATATCCTGGTGGGAGGCGCGGGGCTGGTCAGCCTGGGCCATGCGGCCTACTTCGGTCTGGGTGCCTATGCGGCGGTGAAGGCCGCCGGCCAGGACGGCAGCAACTTTCTCGTCATGCTCGGCGCCGCAGTCGGCGTCTCGGGCCTGTATGCGCTGGTGGTGGGCGCCCTGAGTCTGCGCACCAAGGGCGTGTACTTCATCATGGTCACGCTGGCGTTCGCGCAACTGGCTTTCTTTGTCGTGCACGACGTGGGCTATTTCGGCGGCAGCGACGGCATCTACCTGATGCAGCGCCCGGCCATAGGTGCACTGGACATGGAAAGCAGCAGCACGCAGTACTTCGTGGTACTGGCCGCGCTGGTGCTGGTCTATGCCTTCATCGCCATGCTGCGCCACTCGCGCTTCGGCCATGCGCTGGCCGGCATTCGCGTCAACGAGCAGCGCATGCGCGCTGCCGGCTTTGCCACCTACGGCTACAAGCTCGCCGGCTTTGTGATTGCCGGTGCGCTAGCGGGACTGGCAGGCTTTCTGCTGGCCGCACGCGATGCCGTGGTCAACCCCGAGCTGCTGGCCTGGCACCACTCCGGCGAGGTCCTGCTGATGCTGATTCTGGGTGGCGTGGGCTCGCTGCGCGGTGCGGTGCTAGGCACCATCACCTTTGTGCTGCTCAAGGAGCTGCTGAGCACGCATGCCATCGTTGGCAATGCCGCGGACCACTGGCAGCTGACACTGGGCATCGCCATCATCGCGCTGGTCGCGCTGCTGCCCAAGGGCCTGGTCGGCATCAACGACAAATGGCAGAAGAAGGCAGCGGCGCAGACGGATAAGTCGCCAGCAGCCATCGAGCAAGGAGCAGACCGTGGTTGA
- a CDS encoding branched-chain amino acid ABC transporter permease, with amino-acid sequence MDLATFLVQCLNSIQYGLLLFLLASGLTLIFGIMGVINLAHGSFYMIGAYVAFSLAPYLGQHFIAMLLVGVVLAVVLGYFLEWAFFSFLYERDHLQQVLMTYGLILVFEGLRAILVGNDVHGVEKPAWLAGSFPLMGMMQYPWYNVFAAAACLLVALLMYYTVNRTRLGMMIRAGASNRDMVRGLGINIKRLYRIVFAVGVALAALAGMIAAPMSSVYPNMGSSVLIICFVVVVIGGIGSITGALIASLLVGFVDTFGKVFFQELSGMSIYLLMAVILVWRPEGLMGKR; translated from the coding sequence GTGGATCTCGCCACTTTTCTGGTGCAGTGCCTGAACTCGATTCAGTACGGACTGCTGCTGTTTCTGCTGGCCTCCGGCCTGACGCTGATCTTCGGCATCATGGGGGTGATCAACCTCGCCCATGGCAGCTTCTACATGATCGGAGCCTACGTGGCGTTCTCGCTGGCACCTTATCTGGGCCAGCATTTCATCGCCATGCTGCTGGTCGGCGTGGTGCTGGCCGTGGTGCTGGGCTATTTTCTCGAATGGGCATTCTTCAGCTTTCTCTACGAACGCGATCACCTGCAGCAGGTGCTGATGACCTATGGCCTGATTCTGGTGTTTGAAGGCCTGCGCGCCATCCTCGTGGGCAACGATGTGCATGGCGTGGAAAAGCCGGCCTGGCTGGCCGGCAGCTTCCCTCTCATGGGCATGATGCAATACCCCTGGTACAACGTGTTTGCCGCCGCCGCCTGCCTGCTGGTGGCACTGCTGATGTACTACACCGTCAACCGCACGCGCCTGGGCATGATGATTCGCGCCGGTGCCAGCAACCGCGACATGGTGCGCGGCCTGGGCATCAACATCAAGCGCCTGTACCGCATCGTGTTCGCCGTGGGCGTGGCCCTGGCGGCCCTGGCCGGCATGATCGCCGCGCCCATGAGTTCGGTCTATCCGAACATGGGCTCCAGCGTTCTCATCATCTGCTTTGTGGTGGTGGTCATTGGCGGCATTGGATCTATTACCGGAGCGCTGATTGCCTCGCTGCTGGTGGGCTTTGTGGATACCTTCGGCAAGGTGTTCTTCCAGGAACTCAGCGGCATGAGCATCTATCTGCTGATGGCCGTGATCCTCGTATGGCGCCCGGAAGGCCTGATGGGCAAAAGATGA
- a CDS encoding ABC transporter substrate-binding protein gives MSKQRAIWSAIALAAAASGSSAMAQEKIKVGFMLPFSGTYAALGVAIENGFRMQVAEQGGKLGGREIEYFKVDDESDPAKATDNVNRLIKRDKVDVIIGTVHSGVAMAMAKAAKESGTVLIVPNAGADAVTGPMCAPNIFRSSFSNWQTAYPMGLVAAKEGKKTAMTITWKYAAGEEAVNGMKEGFEKSGGKVTKQLTLPFPNVEFQALLTEIAAAKPDAVFSFFAGAGAVKFVKDYHASGLSKTIPLYGPGFLTDGTLDAQGEAAQGMLTTLHYADELGTARDQAFRTNYAKNYKLQPDVYAVQGYDAAQMLAVGLKAAGGDIGKKDVFRTAIEKATIASPRGDFTLSKAHNPVQDIYLRKVDGKENKKISVAVKALADPARGCRM, from the coding sequence ATGAGCAAGCAACGGGCAATATGGAGCGCAATCGCACTGGCTGCCGCCGCAAGCGGCAGCAGCGCCATGGCGCAGGAGAAGATCAAGGTCGGCTTCATGCTGCCTTTCAGTGGCACTTATGCAGCCCTGGGCGTGGCGATCGAGAACGGCTTTCGCATGCAGGTAGCCGAGCAAGGCGGCAAGCTGGGCGGGCGCGAGATCGAATACTTCAAGGTCGACGATGAGTCAGATCCCGCCAAGGCAACGGACAACGTCAACCGCCTCATCAAGCGCGACAAGGTCGATGTGATCATCGGCACCGTGCACTCCGGCGTGGCCATGGCCATGGCCAAGGCCGCCAAGGAAAGCGGCACCGTGCTCATCGTTCCCAATGCGGGAGCCGATGCAGTCACCGGCCCCATGTGTGCTCCCAATATCTTCCGCAGCTCCTTCTCCAACTGGCAGACCGCCTATCCCATGGGTTTGGTTGCCGCCAAGGAGGGCAAGAAGACCGCCATGACCATCACCTGGAAATACGCGGCGGGTGAGGAAGCAGTGAATGGCATGAAGGAAGGCTTCGAGAAAAGCGGCGGCAAGGTCACTAAGCAGCTGACGCTGCCGTTTCCCAACGTCGAATTCCAGGCTCTGCTGACCGAGATCGCAGCGGCCAAGCCCGATGCAGTGTTCTCCTTTTTTGCGGGCGCAGGTGCCGTGAAATTCGTCAAGGACTATCACGCCTCGGGCCTGTCCAAAACCATTCCGCTCTACGGACCGGGCTTTCTGACCGACGGCACGCTGGACGCCCAGGGCGAAGCCGCCCAGGGCATGCTGACCACGCTGCACTATGCCGACGAACTGGGCACGGCGCGCGATCAGGCCTTCCGCACCAACTACGCCAAGAACTACAAGCTGCAGCCCGATGTCTATGCCGTGCAAGGCTATGACGCAGCGCAGATGCTGGCCGTGGGTCTGAAGGCAGCTGGCGGCGACATCGGCAAGAAGGATGTCTTCCGCACCGCCATCGAAAAAGCCACGATTGCCAGCCCGCGCGGCGACTTCACCTTGAGCAAGGCGCACAACCCCGTGCAGGACATCTATCTGCGCAAGGTCGACGGCAAGGAAAACAAGAAGATCAGCGTGGCGGTGAAGGCGCTGGCGGACCCTGCCCGCGGCTGCCGCATGTAA
- a CDS encoding benzoate-CoA ligase family protein — MTDFSQAFNFAQHLFDLNQGRGDKNAYTDDQGTLSYAQLQEQARRLAHGLLAAGIHREERVLLVMHDMREWVISFLGAMYAGVVPVAVNTLLTAADYAYMLEHCRAQAIFTNGALVAVVQQALEQAQHEVNHIWVARPDEAPQDLPPAFEPLQPWLQQQAPLAHAARTMGDDPGFWLYSSGSTGKPKGAVHTHANPYWTAELYGKPVLGLSESDVCFSAAKLYFAYGLGNALTFPLSVGASVVLMAERPTPEATFRRWTEHQPTVFFGAPTGFAGMLAHTALPAREQVSLRMCSSAGEALPAEIAQRFKTHFGADIVDGIGSTEMLHIFISNRPDDIRYGSTGKPVPGYVVELRGEDGQPVADGEIGDLYIKGPSAALMYWANRDKTRDTFQGAWLKSGDKYVRDADGYYTYAGRSDDMLKVSGIYVSPFEVESTLQQHPAVLEAAVIGVTDEQGLTKTKSYVVCKPGQSASEAELKAFVKNRLAAYKYPRFIEFVDELPKTATGKIQRFRLRELESKPR, encoded by the coding sequence ATGACCGACTTCAGCCAAGCCTTCAACTTTGCCCAGCATCTGTTTGATCTCAACCAGGGGCGCGGTGACAAAAACGCCTACACCGATGACCAGGGCACGCTCAGCTATGCCCAGTTGCAGGAGCAGGCGCGCCGCCTGGCCCACGGCCTGCTCGCTGCCGGCATCCATCGCGAGGAGCGCGTGCTGCTGGTCATGCACGATATGCGCGAGTGGGTGATCTCCTTTCTCGGAGCCATGTACGCAGGCGTGGTGCCAGTGGCGGTGAATACCTTGCTCACTGCTGCCGACTACGCCTATATGCTCGAGCATTGCCGTGCGCAGGCGATTTTCACCAATGGCGCGCTGGTTGCCGTGGTGCAGCAGGCCCTGGAGCAGGCGCAGCACGAGGTCAACCATATCTGGGTCGCCAGGCCCGATGAAGCACCGCAAGACCTGCCGCCGGCCTTCGAGCCGCTGCAGCCCTGGCTGCAGCAACAAGCGCCGCTGGCCCATGCCGCCAGAACCATGGGCGACGACCCCGGCTTCTGGCTGTATTCCTCGGGCTCTACCGGCAAACCCAAGGGCGCAGTGCATACCCACGCCAACCCCTACTGGACGGCCGAGCTGTATGGCAAGCCGGTGCTGGGCCTGAGTGAAAGCGATGTCTGCTTTTCCGCCGCCAAGCTTTACTTCGCCTACGGTCTTGGCAACGCCCTGACATTCCCCCTGAGCGTGGGCGCCAGCGTGGTGCTGATGGCCGAGCGCCCCACGCCGGAAGCCACCTTCAGGCGCTGGACCGAACACCAGCCCACGGTGTTCTTCGGCGCGCCGACGGGCTTTGCAGGCATGCTGGCTCACACCGCCCTGCCGGCACGCGAGCAGGTCAGCCTGCGCATGTGCTCCTCGGCCGGTGAAGCCCTGCCGGCCGAGATTGCCCAGCGCTTCAAGACCCACTTCGGCGCCGATATCGTGGACGGCATCGGATCCACCGAAATGCTGCACATCTTCATCTCCAACCGCCCGGACGACATACGCTACGGCAGCACGGGAAAACCTGTACCAGGCTATGTGGTGGAGTTGCGTGGCGAGGACGGCCAGCCCGTGGCCGATGGCGAGATTGGCGACCTCTACATCAAGGGCCCGAGCGCGGCCCTGATGTACTGGGCCAACCGCGACAAGACGCGCGACACCTTCCAGGGCGCCTGGCTCAAGAGCGGCGACAAATATGTGCGCGATGCCGACGGCTACTACACCTATGCAGGCCGCAGCGACGACATGCTCAAGGTCAGCGGCATCTATGTCTCGCCCTTCGAGGTCGAATCCACGCTGCAGCAGCACCCTGCCGTACTGGAGGCGGCCGTGATCGGCGTGACCGACGAACAGGGCCTGACCAAGACCAAATCCTATGTGGTGTGCAAGCCCGGACAGAGCGCCAGCGAGGCCGAACTCAAGGCCTTTGTGAAGAACCGGCTGGCCGCCTACAAATACCCGCGCTTCATTGAATTTGTCGATGAGCTACCCAAGACCGCGACTGGAAAGATCCAACGCTTTCGTTTGCGTGAGCTGGAATCCAAGCCACGCTAA
- a CDS encoding 3,4-dehydroadipyl-CoA semialdehyde dehydrogenase, giving the protein MTELLANHVAGRWQTGSGPGSLLRDPVLGAELVRVDATGLDLGAAFAFARDTGGKALRALSYAERARLLADIAAVLQSRRDAYYEISTANSGTVRNDTAVDVDGGIYTLNQYARWGAALGDARHLSDGEAVALAKDGVFLSRHIQVPTRGVALFINAFNFPAWGLWEKAAPALLSGVPVVVKPATATAWLTQRMVKDVIDAGILPPGALSIVCGSAAGLLDQLQPMDVVSFTGSADTAATIRSHDAITRHSVRSNIEADSVNCALLLPGHGPDSEAAALLAREVVREMTVKSGQKCTAIRRVLVPQALYDDVAQAVGAQLAKIAVGNPRNDAVRMGSLISREQYDSVQQGLGRLLEHTTALHDGRRNALIDADPATAACAQPVLLGTQDPDGCALVHDMEVFGPVATLLPYRDLAHGLALAHRGQGSLVCSVYGDDDQALAAAATELAASHGRVHVVTPAVARLHTGHGNVMPQSQHGGPGRAGGGAELGGLRALDFYHRKSAIQAAPQVLQALAETTGA; this is encoded by the coding sequence ATGACTGAGTTACTGGCCAACCATGTTGCTGGCCGCTGGCAAACCGGCAGCGGCCCGGGCAGTTTGTTACGCGACCCGGTACTGGGAGCCGAGCTGGTGCGTGTCGATGCCACAGGGCTCGATCTGGGCGCCGCCTTTGCCTTTGCACGCGATACCGGCGGCAAGGCGCTGCGCGCGCTGAGCTATGCGGAGCGCGCCAGGCTGCTGGCCGATATTGCAGCCGTGCTGCAAAGCCGGCGTGACGCGTATTACGAGATATCCACCGCCAACAGCGGCACTGTCAGAAACGACACCGCCGTCGATGTGGACGGCGGCATCTACACCCTGAACCAATACGCCAGATGGGGTGCAGCGCTCGGCGATGCGAGGCATCTGAGCGACGGCGAAGCCGTGGCGCTGGCCAAGGACGGCGTTTTTCTGTCGCGGCATATCCAGGTCCCGACGCGCGGCGTGGCGCTGTTCATCAACGCCTTCAACTTCCCGGCCTGGGGGCTGTGGGAAAAAGCGGCACCGGCCCTGCTCTCGGGCGTGCCCGTCGTCGTCAAGCCGGCCACGGCCACCGCCTGGCTGACCCAGCGCATGGTCAAGGATGTGATCGATGCCGGCATATTGCCGCCGGGCGCGCTGTCCATCGTCTGCGGCAGTGCCGCCGGATTGCTGGATCAGCTGCAGCCCATGGATGTCGTCTCGTTCACGGGGTCTGCGGACACGGCAGCGACCATCCGCTCTCACGACGCCATCACCCGACATTCGGTGCGCAGCAATATCGAGGCCGACAGCGTGAACTGCGCGCTGCTGCTGCCCGGCCATGGCCCGGACAGCGAAGCCGCCGCCTTGCTGGCACGTGAAGTGGTGCGCGAAATGACGGTCAAATCCGGCCAGAAATGCACGGCCATACGCCGCGTGCTGGTACCGCAAGCTCTGTACGACGATGTGGCCCAGGCCGTCGGTGCGCAGCTGGCGAAGATCGCCGTGGGCAACCCGCGCAATGACGCCGTGCGCATGGGATCTCTGATCAGCCGAGAGCAGTACGACAGCGTGCAGCAGGGCCTGGGCCGCTTGCTGGAACACACGACGGCCCTGCATGACGGCCGGCGCAATGCGCTGATCGATGCCGACCCGGCGACTGCTGCCTGCGCCCAGCCCGTGTTGCTGGGCACTCAAGACCCCGATGGCTGTGCACTCGTGCATGACATGGAAGTCTTTGGCCCCGTGGCCACTCTTCTGCCCTACCGTGACCTGGCCCATGGCCTGGCACTTGCACATCGCGGCCAGGGCTCGCTGGTCTGCTCGGTCTACGGTGATGACGACCAGGCCCTGGCCGCTGCCGCCACCGAGCTCGCCGCCAGCCACGGCCGCGTGCATGTGGTCACGCCCGCTGTCGCCAGGCTGCATACGGGCCACGGCAATGTCATGCCCCAGTCCCAGCATGGAGGTCCGGGCCGCGCCGGTGGCGGCGCCGAACTCGGCGGCCTGCGGGCACTGGATTTCTATCATCGCAAAAGCGCCATACAAGCTGCACCGCAGGTTCTGCAGGCACTGGCCGAAACGACGGGAGCATGA
- a CDS encoding helix-turn-helix transcriptional regulator: protein MDQLDMASASVAEGDEAGKSPLLQALGERVRNLRARRGLTRRGLASAAVVSERHLANLEYGTGNVSILVLQQIANALQCSMAELLGDVTTASAEWLLLRELLEGRSEADLKRVRLAAGEILGTAPMGDPHRASRIALIGLRGAGKSTLGRMLAEQLNVPFLELNQEIERVAGCSVREIYDLYGAGAYRRYERRALEEAVQIYSDVVIATPGGIVSDPATFNELLSHCTTVWLQAQPDEHMSRVVAQGDTRPMAANPEAMDDLRRILDGRSAFYSKADHVLDTSGKSLAQSFRQLKTLVAA from the coding sequence ATGGATCAGTTAGACATGGCATCCGCGTCGGTTGCGGAAGGGGATGAAGCGGGCAAAAGCCCGCTGCTGCAGGCCTTGGGCGAGAGGGTGCGCAATCTGCGTGCGCGCCGCGGTCTCACGCGCCGCGGGCTGGCTTCGGCGGCCGTGGTGTCCGAGCGCCATCTGGCCAATCTCGAATACGGCACGGGCAATGTCTCCATCCTGGTGCTGCAGCAGATTGCAAATGCACTTCAGTGCAGCATGGCCGAGCTGCTGGGCGATGTGACGACGGCCAGTGCCGAATGGCTGTTGCTGCGCGAGCTGTTGGAAGGCCGCAGCGAGGCCGACCTGAAGCGCGTGCGACTGGCCGCCGGAGAGATTCTTGGAACGGCGCCCATGGGCGATCCGCACCGGGCTTCGCGCATTGCCCTGATAGGCCTGCGTGGCGCGGGCAAGTCCACGCTGGGGCGCATGCTGGCGGAGCAGCTGAATGTGCCGTTTCTGGAACTGAACCAGGAAATCGAGCGCGTCGCGGGTTGCAGCGTGCGCGAGATCTATGACCTCTATGGCGCAGGAGCCTATCGCCGCTACGAGCGCCGTGCACTCGAAGAGGCCGTGCAGATCTACAGCGACGTGGTGATAGCCACCCCGGGCGGCATCGTGTCAGACCCCGCAACCTTCAACGAACTGCTCAGCCATTGCACCACGGTCTGGTTGCAGGCCCAGCCCGATGAGCATATGAGCCGTGTCGTGGCCCAGGGCGACACGCGGCCCATGGCGGCCAACCCCGAGGCCATGGATGATTTGCGCCGGATTCTGGACGGCCGATCGGCCTTTTATTCCAAGGCCGACCATGTGCTGGACACCAGCGGCAAGAGCCTGGCGCAAAGCTTCAGGCAGCTGAAGACACTGGTCGCTGCCTGA